The Hyphomicrobiales bacterium DNA segment ATACAGCCCGCAGAGTACCAGTAACGGCATCCTCACCGCTATCTGTCAGCGGTTCAACGCTCACGTTCATGCCCACTTTTAAACCCTGTGGGTCGCGGTCATCTGAAGCTTCAGCCGTCTCAGGCGTTGCGGCTTTACAAACAGCAAGTGCATCTGCGGGAGAGATTTCAGACATCTCCCCTTGGCCAATCACTTCCATGCGGTCTGCCCATTGGTTCACACCGTCAAACTCTTCAAAGAAGCTTGGCGCATCAGCCCACCGCCCTTTTAAGAACCAAACCAGATACCAAACCAGAATGTCTGGCATTTTGGCATCATCGCCTGTGATAAAGGCACCCGTTTCAGTAAGGCAATCATCAACCCAGCCAAGCATCGCACGCAATTGAGAAAGCGTGTGCGGCAGGTCGGCTGCTTCTTTTGCCATGTCATGGTCGGGGCCAAGATAAAGCCGCCCACGGTCTGCAACAAACTCAGGTGGTAAAGAGGCCGCAGCAGGCGCTAATACAGCTTTGAATGCATGGGTGAACATTTCACTATCTGTAAAGCGAGAGAGCGCAAACGCCATTCCACCACGTCCTGCTGGAGCAAGAGCAGGTGTTGGAAAACGTTTATCAAGCTCGCGCAAAATGCATTGTGTGTCGCAATAGGTGTCCGCACCAATTTGCATCACAGGAATACGACGATATCCGCCCGTCATCGCGAAAAGTTCAGGACGCGGTGGCAAGCGATTTTCTTCGCATGAGGCCCATGAAAGACCTTTTATGCCGAAGGTCTTTCTCACCTTCTCTGCCACTGGTGATGGTGGATAATGGTGAAAAAT contains these protein-coding regions:
- a CDS encoding glutathione S-transferase family protein, with the translated sequence MSDIIFHHYPPSPVAEKVRKTFGIKGLSWASCEENRLPPRPELFAMTGGYRRIPVMQIGADTYCDTQCILRELDKRFPTPALAPAGRGGMAFALSRFTDSEMFTHAFKAVLAPAAASLPPEFVADRGRLYLGPDHDMAKEAADLPHTLSQLRAMLGWVDDCLTETGAFITGDDAKMPDILVWYLVWFLKGRWADAPSFFEEFDGVNQWADRMEVIGQGEMSEISPADALAVCKAATPETAEASDDRDPQGLKVGMNVSVEPLTDSGEDAVTGTLRAVSRDSVALTLSNDEAGEHAVHFPRVGYRVRVSG